One Syntrophobacterales bacterium genomic region harbors:
- a CDS encoding phospholipid carrier-dependent glycosyltransferase: MLEILFQHTITILILLLWLLVVAGDGLFCLKALSIDIASRKEALFLSAGIGLIVTGYGVFLLGATQSLYPFSLAALFFSLAVISISGWLRPPRFTPAAAACKKSRLSAVGILPFVLSGAILVMGFLLSLTPEIGKDALIYHLAVPKLFLQQHGFYTIPGNIFAHYPLLAEMNYLPALFMQNDILAKTMNYAVLCLIILGIGLFARLALKDLAFPALSILIFLSIPSVFAVSHTAYNDLFVSLFTLAAFYCFLRWPEEASAGGWLILFGIFSGAAAACKYTALLIIPLGCLGILFFAHKNKYGIHEAMRSLIVYAVAALVVGSPFYLKNLLVTGNPFFPFLYGVFGGTGWDADQAHLYDLFVQNLGMGRDLGAYLLLPWNLSFRAKMDSITFDGVIGPVFLLTLPFLAFIRRETSLFLISGYSFFSFLFWASSAQQIRYLIPLFPLLAVAVGGVLNHYRKQKLIIYFLIAAVLGSLLFNGSYIVRDFMKIAPLRVVAGIESRENFLTRLVPTYPMYRFVNEKLPPQAKVLMIYMKNYTFFCKRDCYSDSMFETHTIEKILRTASAPEAIEEALKREGFTHIMYDERYLISTFSPLSPEDGKRFQEYQSRYLRPVIKMGPYRLFRLPL; encoded by the coding sequence ATGTTGGAAATTTTATTTCAGCACACAATTACGATTCTCATTTTGCTGCTTTGGCTTCTGGTTGTGGCAGGCGATGGCCTTTTTTGTCTGAAGGCATTATCGATAGACATAGCCTCTCGAAAAGAGGCGCTTTTTCTCTCCGCCGGGATAGGTTTAATCGTGACCGGCTATGGGGTATTTCTCCTCGGCGCAACGCAGAGTCTATATCCCTTTTCGCTCGCCGCCCTGTTTTTTTCGTTGGCGGTGATTTCCATCAGCGGTTGGCTGCGTCCGCCGCGCTTCACGCCAGCCGCCGCTGCCTGCAAAAAAAGCAGGCTTTCCGCGGTCGGCATCCTTCCTTTTGTCCTATCAGGGGCAATTCTCGTTATGGGTTTTCTGCTGAGTCTAACGCCGGAAATCGGCAAGGACGCTCTTATCTATCACCTTGCCGTCCCGAAACTGTTTCTGCAGCAGCACGGCTTCTACACCATCCCCGGAAATATCTTCGCCCACTACCCACTGCTTGCCGAAATGAACTACCTGCCCGCGCTTTTTATGCAGAACGATATATTAGCAAAAACGATGAATTACGCGGTTTTGTGCCTGATCATTCTCGGAATTGGCCTTTTTGCCCGCCTGGCTCTGAAGGATCTCGCCTTCCCCGCTTTAAGCATCCTGATTTTTTTGTCGATCCCCTCTGTTTTCGCCGTTTCTCATACCGCCTACAATGATCTTTTTGTCTCTCTTTTCACGCTCGCGGCCTTTTACTGCTTTCTGCGCTGGCCGGAGGAAGCGTCTGCGGGGGGCTGGCTGATCCTTTTCGGCATCTTCTCCGGGGCCGCTGCCGCCTGCAAATATACTGCCCTTCTGATCATCCCGCTCGGCTGCCTCGGCATTCTCTTTTTCGCGCACAAAAACAAATACGGCATTCACGAAGCAATGCGGTCACTTATCGTTTACGCGGTGGCGGCGCTTGTCGTCGGAAGTCCGTTTTATCTGAAGAATTTGCTTGTTACGGGCAATCCGTTTTTCCCGTTTCTCTACGGGGTATTCGGAGGAACCGGGTGGGATGCCGACCAGGCGCACCTCTACGACCTCTTTGTGCAGAACCTCGGGATGGGGAGAGATTTAGGCGCTTATCTGCTGCTGCCTTGGAATTTGAGTTTCCGCGCCAAGATGGACAGCATCACCTTTGACGGCGTAATCGGCCCTGTCTTTCTTTTGACACTGCCCTTTCTCGCCTTTATCCGCAGGGAAACCTCACTTTTTCTGATTAGCGGCTACTCGTTCTTTTCGTTTCTTTTCTGGGCCTCTTCCGCGCAGCAGATTCGCTACCTTATCCCCTTGTTTCCGCTTCTTGCGGTTGCTGTGGGCGGGGTACTGAACCATTATCGAAAACAAAAATTAATCATTTATTTTCTAATCGCCGCCGTTTTGGGAAGCCTGCTTTTTAATGGCTCCTACATCGTCCGCGACTTCATGAAGATTGCCCCCCTGCGAGTCGTCGCGGGGATTGAGTCACGGGAAAATTTCCTTACCCGGCTGGTCCCCACTTATCCAATGTACCGGTTCGTCAACGAGAAACTACCTCCACAGGCAAAGGTTTTAATGATCTACATGAAGAATTACACCTTTTTCTGCAAGCGTGACTGCTACAGCGATTCGATGTTCGAGACACACACAATCGAAAAAATCCTTCGTACTGCCTCCGCACCGGAGGCAATAGAAGAAGCCCTGAAGAGGGAAGGCTTCACCCACATCATGTACGACGAACGCTACCTGATTTCCACTTTTAGCCCGCTTTCCCCTGAAGACGGAAAAAGATTTCAGGAGTACCAAAGCCGCTATCTGCGCCCGGTCATCAAAATGGGGCCATATCGTCTCTTCAGGCTCCCTCTTTAG
- a CDS encoding tetratricopeptide repeat protein, whose amino-acid sequence MVTTMRHNKTLFICVVLTFAVIIVFRQTLYFDFILYDDVFYVTKNPHLQHGLSKHGLLWALTTLNVGNWHPMTWLSLMFDFELYGMDPGGYHVTSTMIHLLGGIFLFLAFREMTCSVWKSALIAMIFLIHPLHVESVASVAGRKDVLSGLFWALTMLAYVRYARKPAIRTYLLTVFFFAFGLMSKPTVITLPFVMALLDYWPLKRFGWHSQHQMNADSTLLTDNSPTHSSNHYFKTAPLTKLLLEKIPFFFLSFCASGLTWAAQKGSAAVIPLSNISLTARLYHAANSYILYIWKTIWPVDLSFFYPYQPQKSLEQFLLTLLFLIGITASSWRLRKSAPSFIIGWLWFILTMLPMIGIIQVGSQAMADRYTYIPMTGLSIIFVYGIGANLPFRNIKGVASAIWIVILALLIADSRYQTKYWQNSRTLFEHALITTKENYVAHTNLGTFFLKQQKYDSAELHYREALRIIPQDAEAGNNLGQLLVMKGKHSEAEKVFLKVLENHPDYVYTRRQLCDLFMTTGRKEEALLCYRKALLGDPDNPELHNNFAVTLYANGQKKEAILYLQKALRLQPGHREAKRNLDLLLNEQAPLK is encoded by the coding sequence ATGGTAACCACCATGCGTCATAACAAAACCCTCTTTATCTGCGTCGTCCTCACTTTTGCAGTCATTATCGTATTCCGGCAAACACTTTATTTTGATTTTATACTGTATGACGACGTTTTTTACGTAACTAAAAATCCCCATCTTCAGCATGGCTTATCAAAACATGGGTTGCTGTGGGCATTGACCACATTAAATGTCGGCAACTGGCATCCAATGACGTGGCTGTCGTTGATGTTCGATTTTGAGCTTTATGGCATGGATCCTGGAGGTTACCATGTTACCAGCACCATGATTCATCTGCTCGGGGGCATATTTCTGTTTCTCGCTTTTCGGGAAATGACCTGCTCTGTTTGGAAGAGCGCCCTTATTGCCATGATTTTTTTAATTCATCCACTTCATGTAGAGTCGGTTGCCTCTGTTGCCGGTCGTAAAGATGTACTGAGCGGATTATTCTGGGCATTGACTATGCTCGCCTACGTGCGTTACGCACGAAAACCGGCCATCAGGACATACCTCCTGACGGTGTTTTTCTTCGCTTTCGGGCTGATGTCAAAACCAACGGTGATCACACTTCCTTTCGTGATGGCATTACTCGATTATTGGCCATTAAAAAGATTCGGCTGGCATTCCCAGCACCAAATGAACGCAGATTCAACCCTGCTGACAGATAATTCCCCAACACATTCATCAAACCATTATTTTAAGACTGCTCCATTAACGAAACTCCTTCTCGAAAAAATCCCTTTCTTCTTCCTTTCCTTTTGTGCTTCTGGGTTAACCTGGGCAGCGCAAAAAGGAAGCGCAGCCGTTATTCCCCTGTCAAATATTTCGCTGACAGCAAGATTATACCATGCGGCAAACTCTTATATCCTCTATATATGGAAGACTATCTGGCCCGTTGACCTTTCGTTTTTCTATCCTTATCAACCGCAGAAAAGTTTGGAACAGTTTCTTTTGACATTGTTGTTTTTGATTGGGATAACAGCCTCAAGCTGGCGTTTGAGAAAATCCGCGCCATCGTTTATCATTGGATGGCTCTGGTTCATATTAACAATGCTGCCCATGATCGGCATCATACAGGTAGGCTCACAGGCGATGGCCGATCGCTACACCTACATTCCGATGACAGGCCTTTCCATTATTTTCGTCTATGGAATCGGTGCTAACCTGCCATTTCGGAATATTAAAGGCGTAGCGTCGGCAATTTGGATTGTAATTCTCGCCCTGCTGATTGCTGACAGCAGGTACCAGACAAAATACTGGCAGAATAGCCGTACCCTTTTCGAACATGCACTGATAACAACAAAGGAAAATTATGTCGCCCATACTAATTTAGGAACATTTTTTTTAAAGCAGCAGAAATATGACTCGGCGGAGTTACATTATCGCGAGGCATTGCGGATCATCCCTCAGGACGCAGAAGCCGGCAATAATCTCGGACAACTCCTTGTGATGAAAGGAAAACACAGTGAAGCTGAAAAGGTTTTTCTAAAGGTTCTCGAAAATCACCCCGACTATGTTTATACAAGACGCCAGCTCTGTGATCTTTTCATGACGACTGGAAGAAAAGAAGAAGCGCTTCTTTGCTACAGGAAAGCCCTACTTGGAGACCCCGATAATCCGGAGCTGCACAACAACTTTGCCGTGACCTTGTATGCAAACGGCCAAAAAAAGGAAGCGATTTTATATCTCCAAAAGGCACTCCGTCTGCAACCCGGGCACAGAGAGGCAAAGAGAAATCTCGATTTACTTCTGAATGAGCAAGCACCCCTCAAGTGA
- a CDS encoding ferrochelatase, whose translation MIIKNRFLSTPVDFIHSWYKEPLFIESWVKQILSDSFDERAFYLFSAHSLPLRYADEPYRRQIEETVERVAASAGIRNHALGWQSIPERQPEPWITPIVEDKIDFIATSDAVVILSMILWRSHSLEGCLLIQK comes from the coding sequence TTGATAATAAAAAACAGATTCCTCTCCACACCGGTTGATTTCATCCACAGTTGGTACAAAGAGCCGCTTTTTATCGAAAGCTGGGTGAAGCAGATTCTCAGCGACTCGTTCGACGAGCGGGCCTTTTACCTTTTTTCGGCGCACAGTTTGCCGCTGAGATACGCCGACGAGCCTTACCGGCGGCAGATCGAGGAAACTGTCGAGCGGGTTGCCGCAAGCGCCGGCATCCGGAACCATGCGCTCGGCTGGCAGAGCATCCCGGAGCGTCAACCGGAACCGTGGATTACCCCGATCGTCGAGGATAAAATTGATTTCATCGCCACCTCAGATGCCGTTGTTATTTTGTCGATGATACTTTGGCGGAGTCATTCACTTGAGGGGTGCTTGCTCATTCAGAAGTAA